Proteins from one Candidatus Zixiibacteriota bacterium genomic window:
- a CDS encoding GntG family PLP-dependent aldolase — translation MKTIDLRSDTVTRPTPEMRAAMMAAPVGDDVFEDDPTVKELEAKIAALFGVEAALFVASGTMGNEVSLFTHAAPGDELICDDESHIDWYEVGAPAALARLQVRPIPAPGGIPDPDRIAAAIRPENIHHPRTGIIAVENTHNRAGGTVVPLDVMRRIVALAQERGVRTHLDGARIWNAYAATGIPLPEWVRGFDSVSVCLSKGLGAPVGSLILGARGFIARARRTRKMFGGGMRQVGILAAAGLWAIEHQLPRLGEDHRRAAQLAAAINDIPGVRVIPDPPPTNIVVIELESDRWSPDDVLCRLANRGVLLVGFGATRIRAVTHRDVDDDDIATAGAVLCEVLA, via the coding sequence ATGAAGACGATCGATCTCCGCTCCGATACCGTCACCCGTCCGACACCGGAGATGCGCGCCGCCATGATGGCCGCACCGGTCGGCGATGATGTCTTCGAAGATGATCCCACCGTCAAGGAGCTGGAGGCGAAGATCGCCGCGCTGTTCGGCGTGGAGGCGGCGCTGTTTGTCGCCTCGGGGACGATGGGCAATGAGGTCTCACTGTTCACCCATGCCGCCCCCGGCGATGAGTTGATCTGCGACGATGAGTCGCACATCGATTGGTATGAAGTGGGCGCTCCGGCGGCGCTGGCGCGTTTGCAGGTCAGACCGATCCCGGCGCCGGGTGGGATTCCCGACCCCGACCGTATCGCCGCGGCGATCCGCCCCGAGAACATTCATCACCCTCGCACCGGGATCATCGCCGTCGAGAACACGCACAACCGCGCGGGGGGGACAGTAGTGCCGCTGGATGTCATGCGCCGCATCGTGGCGCTGGCGCAGGAACGCGGCGTCAGGACCCATCTCGACGGGGCGCGCATCTGGAACGCGTACGCGGCCACGGGAATTCCATTGCCCGAATGGGTCCGGGGGTTCGACTCGGTCTCGGTCTGCCTGTCGAAGGGGTTGGGAGCGCCGGTCGGATCGTTGATTCTCGGTGCGCGCGGGTTCATTGCGCGGGCGCGCCGTACGCGCAAGATGTTCGGCGGCGGTATGCGCCAGGTCGGCATTCTGGCCGCCGCGGGACTCTGGGCGATCGAACATCAACTGCCGCGGTTGGGTGAGGATCACCGTCGCGCCGCCCAATTGGCCGCGGCGATCAACGACATCCCGGGTGTACGCGTCATTCCCGACCCGCCGCCGACCAATATCGTCGTCATCGAACTGGAATCCGACCGATGGTCTCCGGACGACGTGCTGTGTCGCCTGGCCAACCGCGGAGTGCTGCTGGTGGGATTCGGCGCGACGCGAATTCGCGCGGTCACGCACCGCGATGTCGATGATGACGACATCGCCACCGCGGGAGCCGTGCTGTGTGAGGTTCTCGCGTAG